The Octadecabacter arcticus 238 genomic sequence AATATGAGGCCCTGATGAACGGGTTGGCCGCAGATGAGATGGTTGTCTTTTCGGACGCTGTCCACCCCGAACACCAGAGCCGCCCCGCCCATGGTTGGTTCCCCAAGGGACAAAAGACGGCCCTGAAGGCGACATCAGGGCGCAAGCGGCTCAACATTCAGGGCGCGCTTGACCTTGAGACTTTCCAGTTCACCTTTGTGGAAGGCGAGAAGATCAATGCCCAGACAACCCGACAGATGCTGGAAAAGTTGGAACGCAACAACCAAACCAAGACGGCCATCCACGTCTTTGTCGACAATGCCCGCTATCATCATGCCAAGATACTACAGCCATGGCTGGACAGCCCAGAACGTCGGGTGAAGTTGCATTTCTTGCCAGCATATGCCCCGCACCTCAACCCGATCGAGCGTCTTTGGGGTGTTATGCACAAATGGGTCACCCACAATCGGCACTATGCAACGTTCAACCAATTCACAGAGGCCATTTTCGACTTCTTCCGCAAGACCCTGCCAGAAAAATGGCCAGAGTCCCGCGACACCGTCACCGACAACTTCCGCGTCATATCGCTCAAGGAATACAAAGTGATTTGAGGGGAAAACCTCAGGTCAATTCAGGCGCGGGAGTATAACTCCCAAGCACCCCAGCCGATAACGGGTTTGTCAGTTTTGATGTGAGTCTCCTTGGTTCTGTCGCAAAGTTTTTTGTCTTTCGCGGTGACACGTAATGGCGCAATATTTTGTGGGCAACCATAACGGGTAAGGGATGTAGAGCCATGATCGATTTCAAGGGTATGCACTTCCCGAAGGACGTGATCCTTTTCGCGGTCTTCTTTTATCTTCGCTACCCGGTCTCATACCGTGATCTTGAAGAGATCATGGAGGAGCGTGGCGTTGATGTTGATCATGGAACCTTGAACCGTTGGGTAGTTAAGTTTGCGCCGCTGCTGGCGACACAAGCGCAAGCCCGGAAGAAGCCAACTGCAGTATCTTGGCGCATGGACGAAACATACATCAAGGTTAAGGGCAAATGGACCTACTATTACCGGGCGGTCGACAACACAGGGAAAACCCTTGATTTTATGCTGTCTGAGCGTCGCGACAAGGCGGCAGCCCGCCGATTTTTCAAGCGCGCAATTGGCACGAACGGCGTGCCTGACCGTGTTGTCATCGACAAAAGCGGCGCTAATCTGGCGGGTCTGCAAAGCGTCAATGTGATCCTGAAGTTCACGGGCTCCGGCAACACGATCAAGATCCTGCAGGTCAAATACCTCAACAACATCATCGAACAGGATCATCGCTTCGTAAAACGGATCACGGGGCCGATGCTAGGCTTCAAGGCCTTCCATTCTGCCGAGGCGACACTGGCTGGGATCGAGACCGCGCACATGATCCGAAAGGGGCAGCTCCATGCCAACGGCCTTACCGCGTTTCAGCAATTTGCGGCGCTCGGAGCGTAATTGTGTCCAGCCGATCCCCACACTCAAACTTCAACAAAATTTGCGACAGAACCAGCAGATCTTCTACAGCGCACCTTCTCGCCTCATAGTGCAGCGGTTGCGTGTGCATATCTATGATAACCGTATTGAGGCATATCTGGGCAGCAGCCATGTGGTCAGCCACCCACGTGCGCGTGGACAGAAAAGCGGCGACCGCGTGCATGTGATTAATTACCACCACGTGATCCATGCGTTGAAGCGTAAACCTGGGGCGTTGGCGAATTCGATCTACCGCGACAGCCTGTTTCCCAGAACGGAGTACGTTTTGGTCTGGAAGGCGTTGCAAGCTACACTATCTCGCCGTGATGCATGCCGTCGGATGGTGGACATCCTGTTTCTGGCCCATGAGGAAAACGCTGAGGCTGAGTTGGCAAGCCTGATGGCCGATGACCTGCACCAGGGTCGATTATCAGACGCGCGGGATCTCAAGGCGTTGTTCGTCCCTCGAGACCACAGCTTACCCAAAGATGTGGTCGTGAACTTGCCTGCACTGTCGTGCTTTGACACGCTGTTGGAGGAGGCTGGATGAGCAACGCCCAAATAGATACGTTCAAATTGCCCGTTATGCTCACTGCATTGCGATTGCCCAGCTTCCAAAAACATTGGCAGGAGATCGCAGAGCAAGCAGACAAAGAGGCTTGGCCTGCTGCGCGCTTTTTGGCTGTGCTGGCTGAATATGAGATGGCGGAGCGAGAAACGCGACGGATACAGCGCCATTTTAATGAGTCAAAACTCTTAGGCGGCAAGACCTTGGCAACTTACCAGTTTGAGGCAGTGCCAAGTCTGCCTAAGGCGCACATTGAAGCGCTAGCCGGCGGTGACTGGATTGAGCGCGGCGGCAATCTCATCGCAATCGGAAACTCAGGGACAGGGAAAACCCATATCCTGTGTGCAATTGGGCATGCCCTGATTGAGGCGGGGTATCGTGTACTTTACTCTCGGACGGGCGACCTCGTGCAAAAGCTGCAGATCGCAAGGCAGGAGCTCGCACTGGAAAATGCTTTGGCCAAACTCGACAAGTTTGATCTGATCATCCTTGATGATATCACTTACGCACATAAAGATCAGGCCGAAACCAGTGTCTTGTTCGAGCTTATTGCGCGTCGATATGAATACAAAAGTATCGCAATCGCCGCCAATCAACCGTTCAGCGCATGGGATCAAATATTCCCGGATAAGGCCATGACTATCGCGGCCATCGATCGCCTCGTCCACCACGCCACCATTCTAGAGATGAATGCGGAGAGTTTCCGCAGGCGCGCGGCCAGCGACAACCAAAAAGCCTACGCAAACGCGCCAGCGACAACATCTGTCAAGAGTAAGCCAGAGGAGATTACAGACCAAGACACCACTAAATAAGCAACACCACAGCGGCTCATAAACCGGCCAAAGTGGTTGTCGCTGCCGGACAAGGTGGTTGACGCTGTACACTCATCTGGCGACAACAGTGGCAAACGCGCCGTCAAGTCGAAGGTGCCCTGTTCCAGTACATTAATGGGTTCTATAATCCACGTCGTCGTCACTCAGCATTGGGATGGAAAAGCCCATTGGCTTTTGAACGCAAAGCGGCGTAGAAATATGAGCGAGGGACCGGAACAAAACTGTGACAGGTCCATGATACACATTGGAGCAATAATTATTCGCACAAGATGAATAACAACAGGCCTTAGGAGCAACATGAAGCTTTCCACAAAAGAATTGACCGAATCTCTTAGAGAGCTAATTCTAAAAGGTGAGTTTACATCGGGTGAGCACATGCGAGAAATCGCCCTCGCCGAGCGGTTCCAAGTATCCCGGACGCCGATTCGAGTCGCTTTGGCCGCCAATGCGAAGGATGGGCTTCTGAAGTATAGCCGGAATCGAGGCTATTCTGTCCGTTCGTTCGACAAGCGCGACATCATCGACGCATTTGAGATGCGTTCGATGTTGGAAGGCGTTGCAAGCCGTGTCGCAGCAGAACAAGGCATGAGGCTCGATGCGGAACAGCAGGCACGTCGTGCCTGTGATGTCAACGATTCGTTGTTGCTTCAGAATTGTGAAATCGACGAAGCATCCATCGAAATTTGGCGCGAGCAGAACCAATTGTTCCACAGTGCTATTCTAAACCAATCCGGCAACCGTTTTATGCACGAGATGATGCGGATTGTGCAACAGATCCCAGCGGTTTATCCCCCGATAATCGCGCCCTACCGGTTGCAGGATTTGCGTTTGTATAATGCGCAGCATCGCAAGATCCTTGATTGCATCATTAAGCGACAGGGGATGCGTGCGGAAGCCTTGATGCGTGAACATATTACTGGAGCTGGCGACATTTTCTGTGAAGCCAAACCCAACTAGATAAATATGACCAGCACGCCGAGGACTGTTGTAACGGTATCGTCAAGTTATTGCCTCCAAG encodes the following:
- a CDS encoding IS630 family transposase, producing MSKQYKTVSLSDEQRIALEALCRRRKVDALVWKRARAFLLLDAGEDAGTVCRILDIGPTVLTEWRFAFAGAGLSFFGLKDYSQRQGHLSVVQEQAVRAHFTAQPARNADEVCAYVLAECDQNYSTSGAAKLMRRLGFAYKKPQLLPAQADEAKQAAFIAKYEALMNGLAADEMVVFSDAVHPEHQSRPAHGWFPKGQKTALKATSGRKRLNIQGALDLETFQFTFVEGEKINAQTTRQMLEKLERNNQTKTAIHVFVDNARYHHAKILQPWLDSPERRVKLHFLPAYAPHLNPIERLWGVMHKWVTHNRHYATFNQFTEAIFDFFRKTLPEKWPESRDTVTDNFRVISLKEYKVI
- a CDS encoding IS6 family transposase, which encodes MIDFKGMHFPKDVILFAVFFYLRYPVSYRDLEEIMEERGVDVDHGTLNRWVVKFAPLLATQAQARKKPTAVSWRMDETYIKVKGKWTYYYRAVDNTGKTLDFMLSERRDKAAARRFFKRAIGTNGVPDRVVIDKSGANLAGLQSVNVILKFTGSGNTIKILQVKYLNNIIEQDHRFVKRITGPMLGFKAFHSAEATLAGIETAHMIRKGQLHANGLTAFQQFAALGA
- the istB gene encoding IS21-like element helper ATPase IstB, with product MSNAQIDTFKLPVMLTALRLPSFQKHWQEIAEQADKEAWPAARFLAVLAEYEMAERETRRIQRHFNESKLLGGKTLATYQFEAVPSLPKAHIEALAGGDWIERGGNLIAIGNSGTGKTHILCAIGHALIEAGYRVLYSRTGDLVQKLQIARQELALENALAKLDKFDLIILDDITYAHKDQAETSVLFELIARRYEYKSIAIAANQPFSAWDQIFPDKAMTIAAIDRLVHHATILEMNAESFRRRAASDNQKAYANAPATTSVKSKPEEITDQDTTK
- a CDS encoding GntR family transcriptional regulator produces the protein MKLSTKELTESLRELILKGEFTSGEHMREIALAERFQVSRTPIRVALAANAKDGLLKYSRNRGYSVRSFDKRDIIDAFEMRSMLEGVASRVAAEQGMRLDAEQQARRACDVNDSLLLQNCEIDEASIEIWREQNQLFHSAILNQSGNRFMHEMMRIVQQIPAVYPPIIAPYRLQDLRLYNAQHRKILDCIIKRQGMRAEALMREHITGAGDIFCEAKPN